In the Polyangiaceae bacterium genome, one interval contains:
- a CDS encoding serine/threonine-protein kinase, which translates to MSMQLSTRTGSYRRLCDLAVGGMGSVELATRREGSFERLFAVKRLKDELASEAEVRAMFLDEARIAGLIRHPHVVSVLDVGDDERGPFLVMQFVEGITVAELIAHRPCHPVPMEVALKIVMHAAEGLHAAHELVGADGELLHIVHRDVSPQNIMVGFDGVALVTDFGIAKAMGRVSRTSTGVLKGKWGYLAPEQLRFEEPDRRADLFALGVVLFELLTGRRLYKSKEGADGPRRILTEPPPDLADYRDDALPELVELCFQLLAKRREDRPKDAHVVARRLEAILATFVVGGDAVDVADFLRQHFSERRQRLQARIRDARQDTKEAAEDDDATVRIAAAAAREASASEEVPAVGRTPRRLLWVALATGLIGATAAAATAYSRARKDVDSHDLPASEAPRSDTKVPAPALLEEGPVSAMGGEAVALPSTSAMQAAPTPAESVRRAETSRSPAPKSSAPRVESKRGKPGVPIWEEY; encoded by the coding sequence ATGTCCATGCAGCTGTCGACGCGTACTGGCTCCTATCGGCGCCTTTGCGACTTGGCGGTGGGCGGAATGGGCAGCGTGGAACTCGCCACTCGGCGCGAGGGCAGCTTCGAGCGGCTCTTCGCGGTCAAGCGACTCAAGGACGAGCTGGCCAGCGAAGCCGAGGTCAGAGCCATGTTCCTGGACGAGGCTCGGATCGCCGGGCTGATTCGCCATCCCCACGTGGTCAGCGTGCTGGACGTGGGTGACGACGAACGGGGCCCGTTCCTGGTCATGCAGTTCGTGGAGGGCATAACGGTGGCCGAGTTGATCGCGCATCGTCCTTGCCATCCGGTTCCGATGGAGGTTGCTCTCAAGATCGTGATGCACGCTGCCGAGGGACTGCACGCCGCCCACGAGCTGGTAGGCGCCGACGGCGAGTTGCTCCACATCGTGCATCGCGACGTCTCGCCTCAGAACATCATGGTCGGGTTCGACGGGGTCGCGCTGGTGACGGACTTCGGCATTGCCAAAGCCATGGGTCGAGTCAGTCGCACCTCCACCGGCGTGCTCAAGGGCAAGTGGGGCTACCTGGCGCCCGAGCAGCTGAGGTTCGAGGAACCCGACCGGCGTGCGGATTTGTTCGCGCTCGGCGTGGTGCTGTTCGAGCTGCTCACCGGGCGCCGCCTCTACAAGAGCAAAGAGGGAGCCGATGGACCGCGTCGCATCCTGACCGAACCTCCTCCGGACCTGGCCGACTATCGCGACGACGCACTGCCGGAGCTCGTGGAGCTCTGTTTCCAGCTGCTGGCCAAGCGCCGCGAGGATCGCCCCAAGGACGCCCACGTCGTCGCCCGCCGGCTCGAAGCGATCTTGGCGACTTTCGTGGTCGGCGGGGATGCCGTCGACGTCGCCGATTTCCTGCGACAACACTTCAGCGAGCGGCGCCAGCGGCTGCAGGCGCGCATCCGCGATGCGCGACAAGATACCAAAGAAGCTGCTGAGGATGATGACGCCACGGTACGCATCGCGGCTGCCGCGGCGCGCGAGGCATCTGCTTCGGAGGAAGTGCCTGCGGTCGGTCGGACGCCGCGCAGGCTGCTGTGGGTGGCGCTCGCCACGGGTCTGATAGGGGCGACCGCTGCGGCTGCCACGGCCTATTCGCGCGCGCGGAAGGACGTGGACAGTCATGATTTGCCTGCGTCAGAAGCCCCGCGTAGTGACACGAAGGTGCCCGCGCCCGCACTCTTGGAGGAAGGCCCCGTATCTGCGATGGGGGGCGAAGCGGTCGCCCTGCCGTCAACTTCGGCGATGCAAGCTGCACCGACACCGGCGGAGAGCGTTCGGCGCGCGGAGACCAGTCGCTCACCGGCGCCGAAGTCCTCCGCCCCTCGAGTGGAATCCAAGCGCGGCAAGCCAGGCGTGCCCATTTGGGAGGAGTACTGA